Proteins encoded within one genomic window of Rutidosis leptorrhynchoides isolate AG116_Rl617_1_P2 unplaced genomic scaffold, CSIRO_AGI_Rlap_v1 contig241, whole genome shotgun sequence:
- the LOC139882194 gene encoding LOW QUALITY PROTEIN: uncharacterized TPR repeat-containing protein At1g05150-like (The sequence of the model RefSeq protein was modified relative to this genomic sequence to represent the inferred CDS: inserted 1 base in 1 codon): MSIRGSRSEKVKRIFQQFDANCDGCLNRDEMAALVVAVNPRVKFSDEQINAILDEVFRTYSEFIDGEKGLTYDGLLRTYDDGAGDVDRDFDALGLELNLEEGKGFSVQSEASSSSIVDERTMDTQKKQRTAAWAVSPNHGIVFDDTWKIVDDLEVLIKRLKAKQSKDGKLRGDNNNFDMYSDAGWSRELGPSTELSEKRVFWDESSHDYAAFVRELGVLRSRADGARSREEAFDGHMAIGRVLYEHQLFKEALVSFKRACELQPVDVRPHFRAGNCSYALGKYKDAKDEFLLALESAEAAGHQWSYLLPQIYVNLGIALEGEGMILSACEYYREAAILCPTHFRALKLLGSALFGVGEYRAAVKALEEAIFMKPDYADAHCDLASSLHGMGEDERAIEVFQKAIDLKPGHVDALYNLGGLYMDLGRFQRASEMYTRVLAVWPNHWRAQLNKAVSLLGAGXTEEAKKALKEALKMTNRVELHDAISHLKHLQKKKGKGNGGANGEGAFINVEPTKFKTLGDKTTLRQDLAVALQIRAFQRITRLGRCDVELLKKEMSDNDVPVSYSGGGVPQKSIRKPNLEEILSRLLNFLKPETFQGAVKAINEKILSVLDEAGLGRVDLGLFLAVLAPMCSGSPYKRKRIAFDALLWRPVNEAGSSRIRKSDAVGYIKLLRAIYIPSQGISEMLEVHGESDATLVSFNEFLVMFDDSDWGFGVMSTLLKLEASDRNRHGKHVCSVCRYPIIGSRFKEMKSHFSLCNQCYSEGKVPPFKQDEYKFKEYGRDGEAIKDKCVCFNLPSDS; the protein is encoded by the exons ATGTCAATTAGAGGTAGCAGATCAGAGAAAGTGAAGAGAATCTTCCAACAATTCGACGCCAACTGTGACGGTTGTCTCAATAGAGATGAAATGGCGGCATTGGTCGTCGCCGTAAACCCCAGGGTCAAATTCAGTGACGAACAAATCAATGCTATCCTCGACGAAGTGTTTCGGACTTATAGTGAGTTCATCGACGGTGAAAAGGGTTTAACCTACGATGGTTTGCTCCGTACATATGACGACGGTGCCGGCGACGTGGACAGGGACTTTGATGCATTGGGGCTGGAGCTTAACTTGGAAGAGGGAAAGGGATTTTCGGTCCAATCAGAAGCTTCTTCGTCGTCAATTGTCGACGAGAGAACTATGGATACGCAAAAGAAGCAACGGACGGCAGCTTGGGCCGTCTCTCCGAATCACGGGATAGTGTTCGATGACACGTGGAAGATTGTGGATGATTTGGAGGTTTTGATCAAGAGGTTGAAGGCGAAGCAATCAAAAGACGGGAAATTGAGAGGAGACAACAACAATTTCGACATGTATTCAGACGCTGGGTGGTCAAGGGAACTGGGTCCGTCTACAGAGTTGTCGGAGAAGAGAGTGTTTTGGGACGAATCGAGTCACGATTATGCTGCTTTTGTGAGAGAATTAGGAGTCTTGAGAAGCAGGGCAGATGGAGCAAGGTCAAGAGAAGAAGCATTTGATGGGCATATGGCAATCGGAAGGGTTCTCTATGAGCATCAATTGTTTAAAGAAGCTTTGGTCAGCTTTAAGAGAGCTTGCGAATTGCAGCCTGTGGATGTGAGGCCTCATTTTAGAGCTGGCAATTGTAGCTATGCTCTTGGAAAGTATAAAGATGCTAAAGATGAGTTTTTGCTGGCTCTTGAATCTGCCGAGGCAGCCGGACATCAGTGGTCCTATTTGCTTCCCCAAATTTATGTCAACCTCGGCATTGCTTTGGAAGGTGAGGGGATGATTTTAAGTGCTTGTGAGTATTATAGAGAAGCTGCTATTCTTTGTCCTACTCATTTTAGAGCTTTGAAACTTTTGGGTAGTGCATTGTTTGGCGTTGGGGAGTATAGAGCTGCTGTTAAGGCTTTGGAAGAGGCTATTTTCATGAAACCTGACTATGCTGATGCACACTGTGATTTGGCATCATCTTTACATGGCATGGGCGAGGATGAGAGGGCAATTGAGGTGTTTCAAAAAGCTATTGATTTGAAACCTGGTCATGTGGATGCGTTGTACAATTTGGGTGGTCTTTATATGGACCTAGGAAGGTTTCAGAGAGCTTCTGAGATGTATACCAGGGTTTTAGCTGTTTGGCCGAACCATTGGCGTGCACAGCTCAATAAGGCTGTGTCATTATTAGGGGCCG AAACAGAGGAGGCTAAAAAAGCTTTAAAGGAAGCATTAAAAATGACGAACAGGGTTGAATTGCACGATGCGATATCACATTTGAAGCACTTGCAGAAAAAGAAGGGGAAGGGTAATGGAGGTGCCAATGGGGAAGGGGCTTTTATAAATGTAGAACCCACAAAATTCAAGACTCTGGGTGATAAAACGACATTGAGGCAGGACTTAGCTGTTGCTCTTCAAATTAGGGCTTTTCAGAGGATTACCAGGTTGGGTCGTTGCGATGTGGAGCTTTTGAAGAAAGAAATGAGTGATAATGATGTGCCGGTGTCATATTCTGGCGGCGGTGTTCCACAAAAATCCATTCGCAAGCCTAACTTGGAAGAAATTTTGTCGAGGTTGCTTAATTTCCTAAAGCCTGAAACTTTCCAGGGAGCAGTCAAGGCCATAAATGAGAAAATCCTTTCAGTTCTGGATGAAGCAGGCTTGGGTAGGGTAGATTTGGGATTATTTTTGGCTGTTCTTGCTCCCATGTGCAGTGGGTCTCCTTATAAACGAAAACGTATTGCATTTGATGCACTCTTGTGGCGTCCCGTAAACGAAGCTGGCAGTTCTCGGATTAGAAAATCTGATGCTGTAGGTTACATAAAGTTGTTGAGGGCAATCTATATCCCTTCTCAAGGGATTAGTGAAATGTTGGAAGTCCATGGGGAAAGCGATGCTACACTTGTTTCTTTCAACGAGTTTCTTGTGATGTTCGATGATAGTGATTGGGGTTTCGGAGTAATGTCGACTCTTTTGAAGCTTGAAGCTAGTGACAGAAATCGACACGGAAAGCATGTTTGCTCGGTCTGTCGGTACCCAATTATTGGGTCCCGCTTCAAGGAGATGAAATCTCATTTCAGTTTATGTAATCAATGTTACAGTGAAGGTAAGGTGCCTCCTTTTAAACAAGATGAATATAAATTTAAAGAGTATGGAAGAGATGGAGAAGCCATAAAAGATAAGTGTGTGTGCTTTAATTTGCCTTCAGACTCATAA
- the LOC139882195 gene encoding uncharacterized protein yields the protein MGKKKFIDKKKSATFHLFARDSSDPNYTETSDGANDRVFVRVDNNPFSLNDEEEEDHEEDPNSIFADAPEEEDVGGGFGREFCSGAAKPPLPDHVRREILVLGFPDDGYNYLTHMREIRNAGGGSAYYENPRTRLDLVPRDVKAYDATKVQIKPADEGDSGDSRIYDVASKSVNVRPQKAIDPDVSALLDDSDLSQFASDDEDLEEDFVVRANLPGEGEILEEDSEVTNRVINEFVAFDNQLVKAKDYSVDEKSRDRNLLDEQFDILVQQEYATDDDDGYNDDDSYNGDDGYNGCLAVEEEESIREKFKILGNEKDDLELGDKYELPPDDILHRTSEYGKKYENESEDEQVIIAEESSDESEQWDCDTIVSTYSNLDNHPGRIGAPDMSRKKKLADTVSRALTSTSQVISLGGKEKLPLDFLPRSKTAIKEKVQTTSEVKAQPQRTRQHGQETKEEKKERKAAIKEERREARKMKKEMKGLYHHEAQRAQRAAALSAPSSIRIM from the exons CCAATGACCGTGTCTTCGTTCGTGTAGATAACAATCCCTTCTCCTTAAATGACGAGGAGGAGGAAGACCACGAAGAAGATCCCAATTCGATATTCGCCGATGCTCCTGAGGAAGAGGACGTTGGCGGGGGTTTCGGGCGTGAATTTTGCAGTGGCGCTGCTAAACCTCCATTGCCGGACCATGTTAGGAGGGAGATATTGGTACTGGGTTTTCCTGACGATGGGTATAACTATTTGACTCACATGAGAGAAATTAGGAACGCTGGTGGTGGTTCTGCTTATTATGAGAATCCTAGGACGAGGCTTGATCTGGTACCGCGTGATGTTAAG GCATATGATGCTACGAAAGTGCAGATAAAGCCAGCGGATGAAGGGGATTCCGGTGACAGTAGAATTTACGATGTAGCTTCTAAGAGTGTCAACGTGAGGCCTCAGAAAGCTATTGATCCTGATGTATCTGCCTTGTTGGATGACAGTGATTTGTCACAGTTTGCCTCTGATGATGAAGATTTGGAGGAGGATTTTGTCGTGAGAGCAAACCTTCCTGGAGAAGGGGAAATTTTGGAGGAGGATTCCGAAGTGACCAATAGAGTGATCAATGAATTTGTGGCTTTTGACAATCAACTTGTGAAGGCAAAAGATTACTCTGTTGATGAGAAATCTCGTGACCGCAATCTTCTGGATGAGCAATTTGATATA CTTGTACAACAAGAATATGCCACCGACGATGATGATGGTTATAACGATGATGATAGTTATAACGGTGATGATGGTTATAACGGTTGTCTAGCAGTGGAAGAAGAAGAATCTATAAGAGAAAAGTTTAAGATTCTTGGCAATGAGAAGGATGATCTAGAACTTGGGGACAAATATGAGCTTCCACCAGATGATATCCTCCACCGTACTTCAGAATATGGTAAAAAGTAtgaaaatgaaagtgaagatgaaCAAGTGATCATCGCAGAGGAAAGTAGCGATGAGTCAGAACAGTGGGATTGTGATACAATCGTGTCTACATACTCAAATCTCGATAACCATCCTGGAAGAATTGGAGCTCCAGACATGTCTAGAAAAAAGAAGTTGGCTGACACTGTCTCTAGGGCGCTGACTTCTACCAGTCAAGTGATATCACTTGGAGGAAAAGAGAAGCTTCCTCTAGACTTTTTGCCCCGCAGTAAGACAGCCATTAAAGAAAAGGTGCAGACCACAAGTGAAGTGAAAGCTCAACCACAGAGGACGAGGCAACATGGTCAGGAAACAAAGGaggagaagaaagaaagaaag GCTGCAATAAAGGAGGAACGGCGAGAAGCACGTAAGATGAAGAAAGAAATGAAGGGGCTTTATCATCATGAAGCCCAACGTGCTCAAAGAGCTGCTGCTTTATCTGCTCCATCGTCCATTCGTATAATGTAA